In Aquila chrysaetos chrysaetos chromosome 2, bAquChr1.4, whole genome shotgun sequence, the following are encoded in one genomic region:
- the ABCD4 gene encoding lysosomal cobalamin transporter ABCD4 isoform X5, with protein MEGEARPGPRLDGLFLRRFLRLQAVLFPGWPSPSALMFLTLLCVALLEQLLIYQVGVIPSRYYEVLGNKDFSGFKTLTAVALTLIVANSTLKSFDQFICNMMYVSWRKSLTEYLHSCYFQGQVYYSLHVLREDIDNPDQRISQDVERFCRQLSSMASKLIISPFTLAYYTYQCFHSTGWLGPVSIFGYFIIGTIVNKVLMSPIVSKLVQQEKLEGDFRFKHMQIRVNAEPAAFYRAGRVEHMRTDRRLQSLLQTQRELIGKELWLYIGINTFDYLGSILSYVIIAIPIFSGVYGDLSPTELSALVSKNAFVSIYLISCFSQLIDLSSTVTDVAGYTHRIGELQETLLSLGRKKNNSYSEAKASWDLDCSHSGEDPVPRDTAFLLERMTLSVPSSGKLLIKDLSLRISQGNSVMIVGNTGTGKTSLLRVLGGLWESTQGSIKMLTCFGPRGVVFLPQRPFFTDGSLREQVIYPLKEIYPVSGSADDERIVRFLELAGLTDLLARAGGLDEHVDWNWYDILSPGEMQRLSFARLFYLQPKYAVLDEATSALTEEVEHELYRVCLQLGMTLISVGHRASLEKFHSWILKLHGEGRWELTQREKMKRLPVGEGC; from the exons ATGGAGGGCGAGGCGAG GCCTGGTCCCCGGCTGGACGGGCTGTTCCTGCGGCGCTTCCTGCGGCTGCAGGCCGTGCTCTTCCCCGGCTGGCCCTCCCCCAGCGCCCTGATGTTCCTGACGCTGCTCTGCGTCGCCTTGCTGG AGCAGCTGCTTATTTACCAGGTCGGCGTCATCCCCAGCCGGTACTATGAGGTCCTGGGGAACAAGGACTTCTCCGGGTTCAAAACGCTGACTGCCGTTGCCCTGACTCTGATCGTAGCGAACTCCACG CTAAAGAGCTTCGACCAGTTTATCTGCAACATGATGTACGTGAGCTGGAGGAAATCCCTCACCGAATACCTCCACAGCTGCTACTTCCAAGGCCAGGTCTACTACAGCCTGCATGTGCTGCGCGAGGACATCGATAACCC GGACCAGCGCATCAGCCAGGATGTGGAGAGGttctgcaggcagctcagctCCATGGCCAGCAAACTCATCATCTCGCCCTTCACACTGGCCTACTACACGTACCAGTGCTTCCACAG CACAGGCTGGCTAGGCCCGGTGAGCATCTTTGGGTATTTCATCATTGGGACAATTGTCAACAAGGTATTGATGAGCCCAATTGTGTCTAAActtgtgcagcaggaaaaactgGAGGGGGATTTCAG GTTCAAGCACATGCAGATTCGTGTCAATGCGGAACCAGCTGCTTTCTACAG GGCCGGGCGAGTGGAGCACATGCGCACGGACCGGAGGCTGCAGAGCCTGCTGCAGACCCAGAGGGAGCTGATAGGGAAGGAGCTGTGGCTATACA TTGGGATCAACACCTTTGACTACCTGGGCAGCATCCTGAGCTATGTGATCATTGCCATTCCCATCTTTTCTGGGGTCTATGGTGACCTGAGTCCAACAGAGCTCAGCGCCCTTGTCAGCAAG AATGCCTTTGTTTCCATCTACCTTATCAGCTGCTTCAGCCAGCTTATAGATCTCTCCAGCACTGTGACCGATGTAGCTGGCTACACGCACAG GATTGGTGAACTACAGGAGACCTTGTTGAGccttggcagaaaaaaaaataacagctacTCAGAAGCCAAAGCCAGCTGGGATTTGGATTG CAGCCATTCTGGGGAGGACCCAGTGCCAAGGGACACAGCTTTCCTTCTGGAGCGGATGACGCTCTCGGTGCCATCCTCTGGCAAGCTGCTCATCAAGGACTTGAGCCTCAGGATCTCACAAGGAAACAGTGTGATGATTGTGGGGAACACTGGCACAGGGAAGACATCTCTCTTGAGGGTCCTTGGGGGACTCTGGGAGAGCACGCAGG GGAGCATCAAGATGCTGACCTGCTTTGGCCCTCGGGGAGTGGTGTTCCTGCCGCAGCGGCCCTTCTTCACCGACGGAAGCCTGCGTGAGCAG GTGATCTATCCCCTGAAGGAGATCTATCCAGTTTCAg GGTCTGCAGATGATGAGAGAATTGTGCGATTcctggagctggctgggctg ACTGATTTGCTGGCAAGGGCTGGAGGACTGGATGAGCACGTGGACTGGAACTG GTATGACATCCTGTCCCCAGGGGAGATGCAGAGGCTCTCGTTTGCACGGCTCTTCTACCTCCAGCCAAAATATGCGG TGCTAGATGAAGCCACCAGCGCCCTCACAGAAGAGGTGGAGCATGAACTGTATCGTGTGTGCCTTCAGCTGGGCATGACGCTGATTAGCGTGGGACACAGGGCCAGCCTGGAAAAG TTCCACAGCTGGATTTTGAAACTTCATGGGGAGGGAAGATGGGAGCTCACTCAGCGCGAGAAGATGAAGCGGCTCCCAGTGGGGGAAGGATGCTGA
- the ABCD4 gene encoding lysosomal cobalamin transporter ABCD4 isoform X2: MAGGSAGAGGAGAGGRPGPRLDGLFLRRFLRLQAVLFPGWPSPSALMFLTLLCVALLEQLLIYQVGVIPSRYYEVLGNKDFSGFKTLTAVALTLIVANSTLKSFDQFICNMMYVSWRKSLTEYLHSCYFQGQVYYSLHVLREDIDNPDQRISQDVERFCRQLSSMASKLIISPFTLAYYTYQCFHSTGWLGPVSIFGYFIIGTIVNKVLMSPIVSKLVQQEKLEGDFRFKHMQIRVNAEPAAFYRAGRVEHMRTDRRLQSLLQTQRELIGKELWLYIGINTFDYLGSILSYVIIAIPIFSGVYGDLSPTELSALVSKNAFVSIYLISCFSQLIDLSSTVTDVAGYTHRIGELQETLLSLGRKKNNSYSEAKASWDLDCHSGEDPVPRDTAFLLERMTLSVPSSGKLLIKDLSLRISQGNSVMIVGNTGTGKTSLLRVLGGLWESTQGSIKMLTCFGPRGVVFLPQRPFFTDGSLREQVIYPLKEIYPVSGSADDERIVRFLELAGLTDLLARAGGLDEHVDWNWYDILSPGEMQRLSFARLFYLQPKYAGPTAPEEAPSRHAHWLPRKEVCMLGSMASAAISEAHEPLQGSGWNVGNLAVTQQKKRRSSGRNGPERSQKQLPLADGANSFAYIDC, from the exons ATGGCGGGAGGCAGCGCCGGGGCGGGTggagccggggccggcggccg GCCTGGTCCCCGGCTGGACGGGCTGTTCCTGCGGCGCTTCCTGCGGCTGCAGGCCGTGCTCTTCCCCGGCTGGCCCTCCCCCAGCGCCCTGATGTTCCTGACGCTGCTCTGCGTCGCCTTGCTGG AGCAGCTGCTTATTTACCAGGTCGGCGTCATCCCCAGCCGGTACTATGAGGTCCTGGGGAACAAGGACTTCTCCGGGTTCAAAACGCTGACTGCCGTTGCCCTGACTCTGATCGTAGCGAACTCCACG CTAAAGAGCTTCGACCAGTTTATCTGCAACATGATGTACGTGAGCTGGAGGAAATCCCTCACCGAATACCTCCACAGCTGCTACTTCCAAGGCCAGGTCTACTACAGCCTGCATGTGCTGCGCGAGGACATCGATAACCC GGACCAGCGCATCAGCCAGGATGTGGAGAGGttctgcaggcagctcagctCCATGGCCAGCAAACTCATCATCTCGCCCTTCACACTGGCCTACTACACGTACCAGTGCTTCCACAG CACAGGCTGGCTAGGCCCGGTGAGCATCTTTGGGTATTTCATCATTGGGACAATTGTCAACAAGGTATTGATGAGCCCAATTGTGTCTAAActtgtgcagcaggaaaaactgGAGGGGGATTTCAG GTTCAAGCACATGCAGATTCGTGTCAATGCGGAACCAGCTGCTTTCTACAG GGCCGGGCGAGTGGAGCACATGCGCACGGACCGGAGGCTGCAGAGCCTGCTGCAGACCCAGAGGGAGCTGATAGGGAAGGAGCTGTGGCTATACA TTGGGATCAACACCTTTGACTACCTGGGCAGCATCCTGAGCTATGTGATCATTGCCATTCCCATCTTTTCTGGGGTCTATGGTGACCTGAGTCCAACAGAGCTCAGCGCCCTTGTCAGCAAG AATGCCTTTGTTTCCATCTACCTTATCAGCTGCTTCAGCCAGCTTATAGATCTCTCCAGCACTGTGACCGATGTAGCTGGCTACACGCACAG GATTGGTGAACTACAGGAGACCTTGTTGAGccttggcagaaaaaaaaataacagctacTCAGAAGCCAAAGCCAGCTGGGATTTGGATTG CCATTCTGGGGAGGACCCAGTGCCAAGGGACACAGCTTTCCTTCTGGAGCGGATGACGCTCTCGGTGCCATCCTCTGGCAAGCTGCTCATCAAGGACTTGAGCCTCAGGATCTCACAAGGAAACAGTGTGATGATTGTGGGGAACACTGGCACAGGGAAGACATCTCTCTTGAGGGTCCTTGGGGGACTCTGGGAGAGCACGCAGG GGAGCATCAAGATGCTGACCTGCTTTGGCCCTCGGGGAGTGGTGTTCCTGCCGCAGCGGCCCTTCTTCACCGACGGAAGCCTGCGTGAGCAG GTGATCTATCCCCTGAAGGAGATCTATCCAGTTTCAg GGTCTGCAGATGATGAGAGAATTGTGCGATTcctggagctggctgggctg ACTGATTTGCTGGCAAGGGCTGGAGGACTGGATGAGCACGTGGACTGGAACTG GTATGACATCCTGTCCCCAGGGGAGATGCAGAGGCTCTCGTTTGCACGGCTCTTCTACCTCCAGCCAAAATATGCGG GTCCGACGGCACCTGAAGAAGCCCCCTCTCGGCATGCTCACTGGTTGCCACGTAAAGAAGTGTGCATGCTAGGGAGCATGGCGTCAGCTGCCATATCTGAAGCTCATGAACCTCTGCAGGGTTCTGGATGGAATGTGGGAAATCTAGCTGTAACGcagcaaaagaagagaaggagcagTGGAAGAAACGGTCCTGAGAGATCACAGAAGCAGCTCCCATTAGCAGATGGGGCTAATTCCTTTGCATACATAGATTGCTAG
- the ABCD4 gene encoding lysosomal cobalamin transporter ABCD4 isoform X4, with amino-acid sequence MAGGSAGAGGAGAGGRPGPRLDGLFLRRFLRLQAVLFPGWPSPSALMFLTLLCVALLEQLLIYQVGVIPSRYYEVLGNKDFSGFKTLTAVALTLIVANSTLKSFDQFICNMMYVSWRKSLTEYLHSCYFQGQVYYSLHVLREDIDNPDQRISQDVERFCRQLSSMASKLIISPFTLAYYTYQCFHSTGWLGPVSIFGYFIIGTIVNKVLMSPIVSKLVQQEKLEGDFRFKHMQIRVNAEPAAFYRAGRVEHMRTDRRLQSLLQTQRELIGKELWLYIGINTFDYLGSILSYVIIAIPIFSGVYGDLSPTELSALVSKNAFVSIYLISCFSQLIDLSSTVTDVAGYTHRIGELQETLLSLGRKKNNSYSEAKASWDLDCSHSGEDPVPRDTAFLLERMTLSVPSSGKLLIKDLSLRISQGNSVMIVGNTGTGKTSLLRVLGGLWESTQGSIKMLTCFGPRGVVFLPQRPFFTDGSLREQVIYPLKEIYPVSGSADDERIVRFLELAGLTDLLARAGGLDEHVDWNWYDILSPGEMQRLSFARLFYLQPKYAVLDEATSALTEEVEHELYRVCLQLGMTLISVGHRASLEKFHSWILKLHGEGRWELTQREKMKRLPVGEGC; translated from the exons ATGGCGGGAGGCAGCGCCGGGGCGGGTggagccggggccggcggccg GCCTGGTCCCCGGCTGGACGGGCTGTTCCTGCGGCGCTTCCTGCGGCTGCAGGCCGTGCTCTTCCCCGGCTGGCCCTCCCCCAGCGCCCTGATGTTCCTGACGCTGCTCTGCGTCGCCTTGCTGG AGCAGCTGCTTATTTACCAGGTCGGCGTCATCCCCAGCCGGTACTATGAGGTCCTGGGGAACAAGGACTTCTCCGGGTTCAAAACGCTGACTGCCGTTGCCCTGACTCTGATCGTAGCGAACTCCACG CTAAAGAGCTTCGACCAGTTTATCTGCAACATGATGTACGTGAGCTGGAGGAAATCCCTCACCGAATACCTCCACAGCTGCTACTTCCAAGGCCAGGTCTACTACAGCCTGCATGTGCTGCGCGAGGACATCGATAACCC GGACCAGCGCATCAGCCAGGATGTGGAGAGGttctgcaggcagctcagctCCATGGCCAGCAAACTCATCATCTCGCCCTTCACACTGGCCTACTACACGTACCAGTGCTTCCACAG CACAGGCTGGCTAGGCCCGGTGAGCATCTTTGGGTATTTCATCATTGGGACAATTGTCAACAAGGTATTGATGAGCCCAATTGTGTCTAAActtgtgcagcaggaaaaactgGAGGGGGATTTCAG GTTCAAGCACATGCAGATTCGTGTCAATGCGGAACCAGCTGCTTTCTACAG GGCCGGGCGAGTGGAGCACATGCGCACGGACCGGAGGCTGCAGAGCCTGCTGCAGACCCAGAGGGAGCTGATAGGGAAGGAGCTGTGGCTATACA TTGGGATCAACACCTTTGACTACCTGGGCAGCATCCTGAGCTATGTGATCATTGCCATTCCCATCTTTTCTGGGGTCTATGGTGACCTGAGTCCAACAGAGCTCAGCGCCCTTGTCAGCAAG AATGCCTTTGTTTCCATCTACCTTATCAGCTGCTTCAGCCAGCTTATAGATCTCTCCAGCACTGTGACCGATGTAGCTGGCTACACGCACAG GATTGGTGAACTACAGGAGACCTTGTTGAGccttggcagaaaaaaaaataacagctacTCAGAAGCCAAAGCCAGCTGGGATTTGGATTG CAGCCATTCTGGGGAGGACCCAGTGCCAAGGGACACAGCTTTCCTTCTGGAGCGGATGACGCTCTCGGTGCCATCCTCTGGCAAGCTGCTCATCAAGGACTTGAGCCTCAGGATCTCACAAGGAAACAGTGTGATGATTGTGGGGAACACTGGCACAGGGAAGACATCTCTCTTGAGGGTCCTTGGGGGACTCTGGGAGAGCACGCAGG GGAGCATCAAGATGCTGACCTGCTTTGGCCCTCGGGGAGTGGTGTTCCTGCCGCAGCGGCCCTTCTTCACCGACGGAAGCCTGCGTGAGCAG GTGATCTATCCCCTGAAGGAGATCTATCCAGTTTCAg GGTCTGCAGATGATGAGAGAATTGTGCGATTcctggagctggctgggctg ACTGATTTGCTGGCAAGGGCTGGAGGACTGGATGAGCACGTGGACTGGAACTG GTATGACATCCTGTCCCCAGGGGAGATGCAGAGGCTCTCGTTTGCACGGCTCTTCTACCTCCAGCCAAAATATGCGG TGCTAGATGAAGCCACCAGCGCCCTCACAGAAGAGGTGGAGCATGAACTGTATCGTGTGTGCCTTCAGCTGGGCATGACGCTGATTAGCGTGGGACACAGGGCCAGCCTGGAAAAG TTCCACAGCTGGATTTTGAAACTTCATGGGGAGGGAAGATGGGAGCTCACTCAGCGCGAGAAGATGAAGCGGCTCCCAGTGGGGGAAGGATGCTGA
- the ABCD4 gene encoding lysosomal cobalamin transporter ABCD4 isoform X3, protein MEGEARPGPRLDGLFLRRFLRLQAVLFPGWPSPSALMFLTLLCVALLEQLLIYQVGVIPSRYYEVLGNKDFSGFKTLTAVALTLIVANSTLKSFDQFICNMMYVSWRKSLTEYLHSCYFQGQVYYSLHVLREDIDNPDQRISQDVERFCRQLSSMASKLIISPFTLAYYTYQCFHSTGWLGPVSIFGYFIIGTIVNKVLMSPIVSKLVQQEKLEGDFRFKHMQIRVNAEPAAFYRAGRVEHMRTDRRLQSLLQTQRELIGKELWLYIGINTFDYLGSILSYVIIAIPIFSGVYGDLSPTELSALVSKNAFVSIYLISCFSQLIDLSSTVTDVAGYTHRIGELQETLLSLGRKKNNSYSEAKASWDLDCSHSGEDPVPRDTAFLLERMTLSVPSSGKLLIKDLSLRISQGNSVMIVGNTGTGKTSLLRVLGGLWESTQGSIKMLTCFGPRGVVFLPQRPFFTDGSLREQVIYPLKEIYPVSGSADDERIVRFLELAGLTDLLARAGGLDEHVDWNWYDILSPGEMQRLSFARLFYLQPKYAGPTAPEEAPSRHAHWLPRKEVCMLGSMASAAISEAHEPLQGSGWNVGNLAVTQQKKRRSSGRNGPERSQKQLPLADGANSFAYIDC, encoded by the exons ATGGAGGGCGAGGCGAG GCCTGGTCCCCGGCTGGACGGGCTGTTCCTGCGGCGCTTCCTGCGGCTGCAGGCCGTGCTCTTCCCCGGCTGGCCCTCCCCCAGCGCCCTGATGTTCCTGACGCTGCTCTGCGTCGCCTTGCTGG AGCAGCTGCTTATTTACCAGGTCGGCGTCATCCCCAGCCGGTACTATGAGGTCCTGGGGAACAAGGACTTCTCCGGGTTCAAAACGCTGACTGCCGTTGCCCTGACTCTGATCGTAGCGAACTCCACG CTAAAGAGCTTCGACCAGTTTATCTGCAACATGATGTACGTGAGCTGGAGGAAATCCCTCACCGAATACCTCCACAGCTGCTACTTCCAAGGCCAGGTCTACTACAGCCTGCATGTGCTGCGCGAGGACATCGATAACCC GGACCAGCGCATCAGCCAGGATGTGGAGAGGttctgcaggcagctcagctCCATGGCCAGCAAACTCATCATCTCGCCCTTCACACTGGCCTACTACACGTACCAGTGCTTCCACAG CACAGGCTGGCTAGGCCCGGTGAGCATCTTTGGGTATTTCATCATTGGGACAATTGTCAACAAGGTATTGATGAGCCCAATTGTGTCTAAActtgtgcagcaggaaaaactgGAGGGGGATTTCAG GTTCAAGCACATGCAGATTCGTGTCAATGCGGAACCAGCTGCTTTCTACAG GGCCGGGCGAGTGGAGCACATGCGCACGGACCGGAGGCTGCAGAGCCTGCTGCAGACCCAGAGGGAGCTGATAGGGAAGGAGCTGTGGCTATACA TTGGGATCAACACCTTTGACTACCTGGGCAGCATCCTGAGCTATGTGATCATTGCCATTCCCATCTTTTCTGGGGTCTATGGTGACCTGAGTCCAACAGAGCTCAGCGCCCTTGTCAGCAAG AATGCCTTTGTTTCCATCTACCTTATCAGCTGCTTCAGCCAGCTTATAGATCTCTCCAGCACTGTGACCGATGTAGCTGGCTACACGCACAG GATTGGTGAACTACAGGAGACCTTGTTGAGccttggcagaaaaaaaaataacagctacTCAGAAGCCAAAGCCAGCTGGGATTTGGATTG CAGCCATTCTGGGGAGGACCCAGTGCCAAGGGACACAGCTTTCCTTCTGGAGCGGATGACGCTCTCGGTGCCATCCTCTGGCAAGCTGCTCATCAAGGACTTGAGCCTCAGGATCTCACAAGGAAACAGTGTGATGATTGTGGGGAACACTGGCACAGGGAAGACATCTCTCTTGAGGGTCCTTGGGGGACTCTGGGAGAGCACGCAGG GGAGCATCAAGATGCTGACCTGCTTTGGCCCTCGGGGAGTGGTGTTCCTGCCGCAGCGGCCCTTCTTCACCGACGGAAGCCTGCGTGAGCAG GTGATCTATCCCCTGAAGGAGATCTATCCAGTTTCAg GGTCTGCAGATGATGAGAGAATTGTGCGATTcctggagctggctgggctg ACTGATTTGCTGGCAAGGGCTGGAGGACTGGATGAGCACGTGGACTGGAACTG GTATGACATCCTGTCCCCAGGGGAGATGCAGAGGCTCTCGTTTGCACGGCTCTTCTACCTCCAGCCAAAATATGCGG GTCCGACGGCACCTGAAGAAGCCCCCTCTCGGCATGCTCACTGGTTGCCACGTAAAGAAGTGTGCATGCTAGGGAGCATGGCGTCAGCTGCCATATCTGAAGCTCATGAACCTCTGCAGGGTTCTGGATGGAATGTGGGAAATCTAGCTGTAACGcagcaaaagaagagaaggagcagTGGAAGAAACGGTCCTGAGAGATCACAGAAGCAGCTCCCATTAGCAGATGGGGCTAATTCCTTTGCATACATAGATTGCTAG
- the ABCD4 gene encoding lysosomal cobalamin transporter ABCD4 isoform X1, translating into MAGGSAGAGGAGAGGRPGPRLDGLFLRRFLRLQAVLFPGWPSPSALMFLTLLCVALLEQLLIYQVGVIPSRYYEVLGNKDFSGFKTLTAVALTLIVANSTLKSFDQFICNMMYVSWRKSLTEYLHSCYFQGQVYYSLHVLREDIDNPDQRISQDVERFCRQLSSMASKLIISPFTLAYYTYQCFHSTGWLGPVSIFGYFIIGTIVNKVLMSPIVSKLVQQEKLEGDFRFKHMQIRVNAEPAAFYRAGRVEHMRTDRRLQSLLQTQRELIGKELWLYIGINTFDYLGSILSYVIIAIPIFSGVYGDLSPTELSALVSKNAFVSIYLISCFSQLIDLSSTVTDVAGYTHRIGELQETLLSLGRKKNNSYSEAKASWDLDCSHSGEDPVPRDTAFLLERMTLSVPSSGKLLIKDLSLRISQGNSVMIVGNTGTGKTSLLRVLGGLWESTQGSIKMLTCFGPRGVVFLPQRPFFTDGSLREQVIYPLKEIYPVSGSADDERIVRFLELAGLTDLLARAGGLDEHVDWNWYDILSPGEMQRLSFARLFYLQPKYAGPTAPEEAPSRHAHWLPRKEVCMLGSMASAAISEAHEPLQGSGWNVGNLAVTQQKKRRSSGRNGPERSQKQLPLADGANSFAYIDC; encoded by the exons ATGGCGGGAGGCAGCGCCGGGGCGGGTggagccggggccggcggccg GCCTGGTCCCCGGCTGGACGGGCTGTTCCTGCGGCGCTTCCTGCGGCTGCAGGCCGTGCTCTTCCCCGGCTGGCCCTCCCCCAGCGCCCTGATGTTCCTGACGCTGCTCTGCGTCGCCTTGCTGG AGCAGCTGCTTATTTACCAGGTCGGCGTCATCCCCAGCCGGTACTATGAGGTCCTGGGGAACAAGGACTTCTCCGGGTTCAAAACGCTGACTGCCGTTGCCCTGACTCTGATCGTAGCGAACTCCACG CTAAAGAGCTTCGACCAGTTTATCTGCAACATGATGTACGTGAGCTGGAGGAAATCCCTCACCGAATACCTCCACAGCTGCTACTTCCAAGGCCAGGTCTACTACAGCCTGCATGTGCTGCGCGAGGACATCGATAACCC GGACCAGCGCATCAGCCAGGATGTGGAGAGGttctgcaggcagctcagctCCATGGCCAGCAAACTCATCATCTCGCCCTTCACACTGGCCTACTACACGTACCAGTGCTTCCACAG CACAGGCTGGCTAGGCCCGGTGAGCATCTTTGGGTATTTCATCATTGGGACAATTGTCAACAAGGTATTGATGAGCCCAATTGTGTCTAAActtgtgcagcaggaaaaactgGAGGGGGATTTCAG GTTCAAGCACATGCAGATTCGTGTCAATGCGGAACCAGCTGCTTTCTACAG GGCCGGGCGAGTGGAGCACATGCGCACGGACCGGAGGCTGCAGAGCCTGCTGCAGACCCAGAGGGAGCTGATAGGGAAGGAGCTGTGGCTATACA TTGGGATCAACACCTTTGACTACCTGGGCAGCATCCTGAGCTATGTGATCATTGCCATTCCCATCTTTTCTGGGGTCTATGGTGACCTGAGTCCAACAGAGCTCAGCGCCCTTGTCAGCAAG AATGCCTTTGTTTCCATCTACCTTATCAGCTGCTTCAGCCAGCTTATAGATCTCTCCAGCACTGTGACCGATGTAGCTGGCTACACGCACAG GATTGGTGAACTACAGGAGACCTTGTTGAGccttggcagaaaaaaaaataacagctacTCAGAAGCCAAAGCCAGCTGGGATTTGGATTG CAGCCATTCTGGGGAGGACCCAGTGCCAAGGGACACAGCTTTCCTTCTGGAGCGGATGACGCTCTCGGTGCCATCCTCTGGCAAGCTGCTCATCAAGGACTTGAGCCTCAGGATCTCACAAGGAAACAGTGTGATGATTGTGGGGAACACTGGCACAGGGAAGACATCTCTCTTGAGGGTCCTTGGGGGACTCTGGGAGAGCACGCAGG GGAGCATCAAGATGCTGACCTGCTTTGGCCCTCGGGGAGTGGTGTTCCTGCCGCAGCGGCCCTTCTTCACCGACGGAAGCCTGCGTGAGCAG GTGATCTATCCCCTGAAGGAGATCTATCCAGTTTCAg GGTCTGCAGATGATGAGAGAATTGTGCGATTcctggagctggctgggctg ACTGATTTGCTGGCAAGGGCTGGAGGACTGGATGAGCACGTGGACTGGAACTG GTATGACATCCTGTCCCCAGGGGAGATGCAGAGGCTCTCGTTTGCACGGCTCTTCTACCTCCAGCCAAAATATGCGG GTCCGACGGCACCTGAAGAAGCCCCCTCTCGGCATGCTCACTGGTTGCCACGTAAAGAAGTGTGCATGCTAGGGAGCATGGCGTCAGCTGCCATATCTGAAGCTCATGAACCTCTGCAGGGTTCTGGATGGAATGTGGGAAATCTAGCTGTAACGcagcaaaagaagagaaggagcagTGGAAGAAACGGTCCTGAGAGATCACAGAAGCAGCTCCCATTAGCAGATGGGGCTAATTCCTTTGCATACATAGATTGCTAG